From Chryseobacterium sp. IHB B 17019, one genomic window encodes:
- a CDS encoding HlyD family secretion protein: MENNNTKATEPKKKKSLVFPIILAVVLIGGGIYGYKTYSYGQVHEETDDAQIASNLAPVISKISGYVTEVKVKDNEFVKKGDTLVILDNRDQKMALQQAEAALTTAKSNISNAQATTTATSKNIGSSQAAVTTANAQIEAAKVNVWKTSQDLKRYANLVKDHSITEQQYEQALAAKQTADRQLQVLVDQRNQIAQQTNIASSQTAASSQQISVAGSVAKQREVDVENAKLNLSYTVITAPEDGYVGKVPIQAGQYLQAGSQLFSLVKNDQKWVVANFKETQVDKMVEGQKVKIEIDAFPDKDFEGVVSSFSPATGATFSILPPDNASGNFVKVVQRLPVKIDFVNLDKNIAKKLRTGMNVKAEVSLK; the protein is encoded by the coding sequence ATGGAAAATAATAATACAAAAGCGACTGAACCTAAAAAGAAAAAAAGTTTAGTTTTCCCTATCATTTTAGCGGTTGTATTAATCGGTGGAGGAATTTACGGGTACAAAACCTATTCTTACGGGCAGGTACACGAGGAAACCGACGATGCGCAGATTGCTTCAAACCTGGCTCCGGTGATTTCTAAAATTTCAGGATACGTGACCGAAGTAAAAGTAAAAGATAACGAGTTCGTAAAAAAAGGAGACACATTGGTTATTTTGGACAACAGAGACCAGAAAATGGCTCTTCAACAGGCTGAAGCCGCTCTGACAACAGCAAAAAGCAATATTTCAAACGCACAGGCTACAACCACAGCGACTTCAAAGAATATCGGTTCGTCCCAAGCTGCGGTAACCACGGCAAATGCACAGATAGAAGCAGCAAAAGTAAACGTTTGGAAAACTTCTCAGGACTTAAAAAGATATGCCAATCTTGTGAAAGACCACTCCATTACAGAACAGCAATATGAGCAGGCTTTGGCTGCAAAACAAACGGCTGACAGACAATTACAGGTATTAGTAGATCAAAGAAACCAGATTGCCCAACAAACCAACATCGCATCTTCTCAGACGGCGGCAAGCTCGCAGCAAATTAGCGTTGCAGGTTCCGTAGCTAAACAAAGAGAAGTTGATGTAGAAAATGCAAAATTAAACTTATCATACACGGTAATTACTGCTCCGGAAGACGGATATGTTGGGAAAGTTCCAATCCAGGCGGGACAGTATCTTCAGGCTGGTTCTCAGTTGTTTTCTTTGGTTAAAAACGATCAAAAATGGGTAGTGGCCAACTTCAAGGAAACTCAGGTTGATAAAATGGTGGAAGGGCAGAAAGTGAAAATCGAAATTGATGCTTTCCCTGATAAAGACTTTGAAGGAGTCGTAAGTTCATTCTCTCCAGCTACAGGTGCCACATTCTCTATTCTTCCTCCAGATAACGCGAGCGGAAACTTCGTAAAAGTAGTTCAGAGACTGCCGGTAAAAATTGATTTTGTAAATCTTGATAAGAATATTGCAAAAAAATTAAGAACCGGGATGAACGTAAAAGCAGAGGTTTCATTGAAATAA
- a CDS encoding TolC family protein has protein sequence MKRINNSVIALALFVGVANANAQEKKTLTLDEAVQLGIQNSKNLKIDAAKIEEATADLLEAKNRQLPELKVSGSYMYLPIKPTIDLKLPGVSAEGGPEVHQVLYGSANLSVPIYSGGRIKYGIQSAKYLVEASKLSTENDKIAIAYNVAQAYNNLFKANQSIKVLEENLSASQKRDETFLKLENNGVIARNDRLKANLQTSNIELQLLEAKNNYNIANINMDLLLGLPETTEIEVDQNYIEEADDVKPVDFYVNAAKENRKDLQALDMQRKAAELGTKSAKAENYPSIAFTGGYVAADIPKFLTIYNAVNVGVGISYNLSNLWKQNSSLKQSKAREMQLSATNELLNDNIKLDVNREYQNTDYSKKRIAVFEKSAEQANENYRITKNKYDNGLATMTELLDADAAQIAANVGVINAKADAALAYRKLLQTTGTLTIK, from the coding sequence ATGAAGAGAATAAATAACTCAGTTATTGCATTGGCCCTGTTTGTAGGGGTTGCAAATGCAAATGCTCAGGAGAAAAAAACACTCACTCTCGATGAAGCTGTACAGTTGGGTATCCAAAACAGCAAGAATCTGAAGATTGATGCCGCAAAAATCGAAGAAGCTACTGCAGACCTTCTGGAAGCCAAAAACAGACAGCTTCCGGAATTGAAAGTTTCAGGAAGCTATATGTATCTTCCGATAAAACCTACTATTGATCTTAAACTTCCTGGCGTTTCTGCCGAGGGAGGCCCGGAAGTACATCAGGTGCTTTACGGATCGGCCAATCTTAGTGTTCCCATTTACAGTGGTGGAAGGATTAAATACGGAATCCAGTCGGCAAAATATCTGGTGGAAGCATCAAAATTAAGCACAGAAAACGATAAAATTGCGATCGCTTACAATGTGGCTCAGGCTTATAATAATTTATTTAAAGCAAATCAATCCATTAAAGTTTTAGAAGAAAACCTTTCTGCTTCTCAAAAAAGAGACGAAACTTTTCTTAAACTTGAAAATAACGGAGTCATTGCAAGAAACGACAGGTTGAAAGCAAACCTTCAGACTTCAAACATCGAATTACAATTACTGGAAGCCAAAAACAACTATAATATTGCCAATATCAATATGGATTTGCTGTTAGGCCTTCCGGAAACTACAGAAATTGAAGTTGACCAAAATTATATTGAAGAAGCAGATGATGTAAAACCTGTTGATTTCTATGTAAATGCAGCAAAAGAAAATCGTAAAGATTTACAGGCGTTGGATATGCAGAGAAAAGCGGCAGAATTAGGAACAAAATCGGCAAAAGCAGAAAATTATCCTTCAATAGCATTTACGGGAGGATATGTTGCGGCGGATATTCCGAAGTTTTTAACAATATATAATGCTGTAAACGTAGGAGTTGGGATTTCATATAATCTATCAAATCTTTGGAAGCAAAATTCATCATTGAAGCAGTCAAAAGCGAGAGAAATGCAGTTGTCAGCAACCAACGAACTGTTAAATGACAATATTAAATTAGACGTCAACAGAGAATATCAAAACACAGATTACTCCAAAAAAAGAATCGCCGTTTTCGAAAAATCTGCTGAACAGGCTAATGAAAACTACAGAATTACAAAAAATAAATACGACAACGGCCTTGCAACCATGACAGAATTACTGGATGCAGACGCAGCCCAAATCGCAGCAAACGTTGGCGTAATCAATGCAAAAGCAGACGCAGCACTGGCGTACAGAAAATTATTACAAACTACTGGAACTTTAACAATTAAATAA
- a CDS encoding TetR/AcrR family transcriptional regulator has protein sequence MISKEENILFAAEILFAEKGFEGTSTREIAKAANVNISMISYYFGSKEKLYEKLVEYRMNEGQFFSKDILERTDINEWEKIEKIVDQFSGKVRHHKCFYRIMQREQLHTQNPHIVEFLKQTKMGFIAMYSKILESGLKKGIFTKNPPIYLLHSTVSGTLFYASNAKEMYKEFLNNTEDEEIFDDKYYTELNTHIKYLLKDLLGYEENK, from the coding sequence ATGATTTCAAAAGAAGAAAATATATTATTTGCTGCAGAAATACTTTTTGCTGAAAAGGGTTTCGAAGGGACTTCCACACGGGAGATTGCAAAAGCAGCAAACGTGAATATTTCTATGATCTCATATTATTTCGGTTCAAAAGAAAAGCTTTATGAAAAATTGGTAGAATACAGGATGAATGAAGGGCAATTCTTTTCTAAAGATATTCTGGAAAGAACCGATATTAATGAATGGGAAAAAATAGAAAAGATCGTTGATCAGTTTTCAGGAAAGGTAAGGCATCATAAATGTTTTTACAGAATCATGCAGCGAGAGCAGCTCCACACGCAAAATCCTCACATTGTAGAATTCCTGAAACAGACGAAAATGGGATTCATTGCCATGTATTCAAAAATATTGGAAAGCGGTCTAAAAAAAGGAATTTTCACAAAAAATCCTCCGATTTATTTACTTCACTCCACCGTAAGCGGAACTTTATTTTATGCATCAAATGCTAAAGAAATGTATAAAGAATTCCTGAATAATACGGAAGATGAAGAAATTTTTGATGATAAATATTACACAGAACTTAACACTCATATTAAATATTTACTAAAAGACCTTTTAGGTTATGAAGAGAATAAATAA
- a CDS encoding DNA polymerase III subunit, whose amino-acid sequence MNWENIAGQESLKKLLRDSITENRVSHAQLFVGKEGYGTLPMVLAYAKEVLSRENEHAASKVEHLNHLDLHFSFPVFTDNKNSLSKNKFEEFREMILNSPYSSYDDWTAFLESENKQLFISADEIDDQNQKFSLKSFEGGTKILIVWRADKMNIAASNKFLKFLEEPPAKTVILLTAESVNDILPTILSRTQIVEVPRINDEDLEDYLKRNYTISEEKIKEIIHQAQGDLNDAVKLLQTGNKSDEFEKLFVQWVRDAFMVKKKPEFLKSIILWAREIAGWNREKQKNFLNYCSEIFRLALLQNYQSESLVYKKIDANGFNWIGFSKFISGANIESILEEISTADLHLTRNGNPKIVWTDLGIKLSRYIHKNS is encoded by the coding sequence ATGAATTGGGAGAACATTGCCGGACAGGAAAGTCTGAAAAAGCTTCTTAGAGACAGTATCACCGAAAACAGAGTGAGCCACGCCCAGCTTTTCGTCGGAAAAGAAGGATATGGAACATTGCCGATGGTTTTGGCGTATGCAAAAGAAGTTTTGAGTCGGGAAAATGAGCACGCAGCTTCGAAAGTTGAGCATTTGAATCACCTTGATCTGCATTTCAGTTTTCCGGTTTTTACGGATAACAAAAATTCTTTAAGTAAAAATAAATTTGAAGAATTCAGAGAAATGATCCTCAATTCTCCCTATTCCAGCTATGATGACTGGACGGCTTTTCTGGAATCCGAAAACAAGCAGCTTTTCATTTCTGCGGATGAAATTGACGACCAGAATCAGAAATTTTCATTAAAAAGCTTTGAAGGCGGAACCAAAATCCTGATTGTCTGGAGAGCCGATAAAATGAATATTGCCGCTTCCAACAAATTCCTGAAATTTTTAGAAGAACCGCCTGCAAAAACGGTTATTTTACTCACTGCAGAGTCTGTCAACGATATTTTGCCAACAATTCTTTCCAGGACACAGATTGTGGAAGTTCCGAGAATTAATGATGAAGATCTGGAAGATTATCTGAAACGGAATTATACTATTTCGGAGGAAAAAATAAAGGAAATTATTCATCAGGCTCAGGGAGATCTCAATGATGCCGTAAAACTTTTGCAAACGGGCAACAAAAGCGATGAATTTGAAAAACTCTTTGTTCAATGGGTTCGCGATGCTTTTATGGTAAAAAAGAAACCTGAATTTTTAAAAAGTATCATTCTTTGGGCAAGAGAAATTGCTGGCTGGAACCGTGAAAAACAGAAGAATTTTTTAAATTACTGTTCTGAGATTTTCAGATTGGCTTTACTTCAGAATTACCAGTCGGAAAGTCTGGTGTACAAAAAAATTGATGCTAATGGATTCAACTGGATTGGGTTTTCAAAATTCATCAGCGGCGCCAATATTGAAAGTATTTTAGAAGAAATCAGCACCGCAGATCTACACCTTACCCGAAACGGGAATCCTAAAATTGTCTGGACAGATTTAGGAATAAAATTATCAAGATATATTCATAAGAACTCATAA
- the lptC gene encoding LPS export ABC transporter periplasmic protein LptC, which translates to MKFFRNISYKKNIAYLFSCAIFFVMSSCEEDLTKAGGKQSKNFPSQIINNANIIQRDSGFVTMRAKAPIIEKYELIDSPYTVARKGIDIQFFDKKKPKVPGTIKAKYARIFEYKKFYEAKGNVRITTNEGQKFAMQSIFWDQRKKRIYTRDTVYVTMEDGSTLVGANGMTAKDDFSEYVFYQNSGDFTTSKLSEKQK; encoded by the coding sequence ATGAAGTTTTTTAGAAACATATCATATAAAAAAAATATAGCATACCTTTTTAGTTGTGCTATATTTTTTGTGATGAGTTCCTGTGAAGAAGACCTTACGAAAGCCGGAGGAAAACAAAGTAAAAATTTCCCGTCGCAGATCATCAATAATGCGAATATCATCCAGAGAGATTCCGGGTTTGTGACCATGAGGGCAAAAGCTCCGATTATTGAGAAATATGAATTGATAGACAGCCCGTATACTGTGGCTAGAAAAGGAATTGACATTCAGTTTTTTGATAAGAAAAAACCAAAAGTTCCAGGAACAATAAAAGCCAAATACGCCAGAATTTTCGAATATAAGAAATTCTACGAGGCCAAGGGGAACGTAAGAATTACCACTAATGAAGGCCAGAAATTTGCAATGCAAAGCATTTTTTGGGATCAGAGAAAGAAAAGAATCTACACCCGCGATACAGTTTATGTAACAATGGAAGACGGTTCTACATTGGTAGGAGCCAACGGAATGACCGCAAAAGATGACTTCTCGGAATATGTTTTTTACCAGAATTCCGGAGACTTCACTACCTCCAAATTATCTGAAAAACAAAAATAA
- a CDS encoding anhydro-N-acetylmuramic acid kinase, with protein sequence MILHAIGLMSGTSLDGLDICFARFEKKEFWNFDILRAETIPYPKNWEEKLRNSIHLSAEKLLELHSEYGFYLGKSVRNFIEKHQLDNIDLIASHGHTVFHQPQKKFTLQIGDGRAIKIENNLPVIYDFRSQDVLMDGNGAPLVPIGDELLFSEYDACLNLGGFSNISLKINDKRIAFDIAPVNIVLNKLVEKFNKNFDENGDLAKTGKVDEDLLFKLNSLDFYKQSHPKSLGIEWCNEFIFLEFKNIEAIDLLATFTEHIAQQISAVINEHQLKNILFTGGGTYNNYLIQKIKGKTTAEIIIPEREIIDYKEALIFAFMGVLRLNNEINVLSSATGSSHDHSSGIIV encoded by the coding sequence ATGATTTTGCATGCGATAGGATTGATGTCCGGAACAAGCTTAGACGGCTTGGATATTTGTTTTGCAAGATTCGAAAAAAAAGAGTTCTGGAATTTCGACATCTTACGGGCAGAAACAATTCCCTATCCTAAAAACTGGGAAGAAAAATTAAGAAATTCAATCCATCTTTCTGCAGAAAAATTATTAGAATTACATTCTGAATATGGTTTCTATTTAGGAAAATCAGTCAGAAATTTCATTGAAAAACACCAACTGGACAATATAGATCTTATTGCATCTCACGGACATACGGTTTTTCATCAGCCTCAAAAAAAATTCACTTTACAGATTGGCGACGGACGAGCCATTAAAATAGAAAACAACTTACCTGTTATCTATGATTTTAGAAGCCAGGACGTCTTAATGGACGGAAACGGTGCTCCACTAGTTCCTATCGGTGATGAATTGTTGTTTTCCGAGTATGACGCATGCCTTAATCTGGGTGGATTTTCCAATATTTCATTAAAAATTAATGATAAAAGAATAGCTTTCGATATTGCTCCTGTCAATATTGTCTTAAATAAATTAGTTGAGAAATTTAATAAAAACTTCGACGAAAACGGAGATTTGGCGAAAACAGGAAAAGTTGACGAGGATTTATTATTTAAACTTAATTCATTAGACTTTTACAAACAGTCGCATCCAAAATCTCTGGGAATTGAATGGTGCAACGAATTTATTTTTCTTGAATTTAAAAATATTGAAGCTATTGATCTTCTCGCAACCTTCACAGAACATATTGCTCAGCAAATTTCGGCCGTTATTAATGAACATCAGCTGAAAAATATACTATTTACCGGTGGCGGAACTTATAATAATTATTTAATTCAAAAAATTAAAGGAAAAACAACCGCCGAAATTATTATTCCGGAAAGAGAAATCATTGATTATAAAGAAGCGCTGATTTTTGCTTTTATGGGAGTTTTAAGGCTTAATAATGAAATTAATGTCCTTTCTTCGGCAACAGGAAGCTCTCACGATCACAGCTCAGGAATTATTGTATAA
- a CDS encoding alpha/beta hydrolase, with product MKTNPISERFTIILLILALLMTTNFYSQENKVVKNVILVHGAFVDGSGWQGIYDILVKKGYHVAVTQHTLMSLDEDVKAVNRIIDQQDGPCILVGHSYGGAVITKSGNNPKVVGLVYVAAHAPDEGETEADNGKAFPPAYKSLIKGEDGLDYIDPNKFPGDFAGGVKLEQANFMAISQTPTADVAFHAIIKNPAWKTKPSWYVVAKSDRIINPDLERMYAKRAKSTTIEIEGASHCVFMTHPKVVADLIISASKMSK from the coding sequence ATGAAAACCAATCCTATTTCTGAAAGATTTACTATAATATTGCTGATATTAGCCTTATTAATGACCACGAACTTTTATTCGCAGGAAAATAAGGTGGTAAAGAATGTAATACTTGTCCACGGTGCGTTTGTAGATGGCTCCGGATGGCAGGGAATTTATGATATTTTGGTTAAAAAAGGCTACCATGTTGCTGTTACACAACATACATTAATGTCACTTGATGAGGATGTAAAGGCCGTTAATCGGATTATTGATCAACAGGATGGACCCTGCATCTTAGTTGGACACAGCTATGGAGGAGCGGTTATTACTAAATCAGGAAATAATCCTAAAGTTGTTGGTTTGGTGTATGTTGCAGCGCATGCACCCGATGAAGGAGAAACGGAAGCAGATAATGGAAAAGCATTTCCACCAGCTTACAAATCTTTGATAAAAGGTGAAGATGGGTTGGATTATATTGATCCAAACAAATTTCCAGGTGATTTTGCAGGTGGAGTGAAGCTGGAACAGGCAAATTTTATGGCTATTTCACAGACACCAACGGCAGATGTTGCTTTTCATGCTATCATAAAAAATCCGGCCTGGAAAACAAAACCAAGTTGGTATGTCGTAGCAAAATCAGATAGAATTATCAATCCTGATCTCGAAAGAATGTACGCAAAAAGAGCAAAAAGTACGACGATAGAAATTGAAGGAGCAAGCCATTGTGTATTCATGACACATCCCAAAGTGGTTGCAGATTTAATTATTTCGGCGTCTAAAATGAGCAAATAA
- a CDS encoding NUDIX hydrolase, protein MYKVFVNEKKLLLSKQSENLEKTLGYENVTTLEIALDLLENTSVRELNVFGENIEEIWAEFQKLFRIIEAAGGLVNNPEGDILFIKRLGKWDLPKGKMEKGESREESAVREIEEETGLKDVELVQFINTTYHIYVERNGDKVLKCTHWFEMNFDGEDTSKPQSEEGITEVAWKNTTQIEEEVFPSTFKNIKLIVKEFWDTKTK, encoded by the coding sequence ATGTATAAAGTTTTTGTGAACGAAAAAAAATTATTACTGTCTAAGCAATCCGAAAACCTCGAGAAAACGCTTGGCTATGAAAACGTCACAACCCTGGAGATCGCTTTGGATCTTCTGGAAAATACATCTGTAAGGGAATTGAATGTTTTTGGTGAAAATATTGAAGAGATTTGGGCAGAATTCCAAAAACTTTTTAGGATCATTGAAGCTGCCGGAGGATTGGTAAATAATCCTGAGGGTGATATTCTTTTTATCAAAAGATTAGGAAAATGGGATCTTCCGAAGGGTAAAATGGAGAAAGGCGAATCGCGTGAAGAGTCTGCCGTACGGGAAATTGAGGAAGAAACCGGCCTGAAAGATGTTGAATTGGTACAATTTATCAATACCACGTATCACATTTATGTAGAAAGAAACGGTGATAAAGTATTGAAATGCACACACTGGTTTGAAATGAATTTCGATGGTGAAGACACTTCAAAACCACAAAGTGAAGAAGGAATCACTGAAGTTGCCTGGAAAAACACCACCCAAATTGAAGAAGAAGTTTTCCCAAGCACCTTCAAAAATATCAAATTAATTGTAAAAGAATTCTGGGATACAAAGACTAAATAA
- a CDS encoding UDP-N-acetylmuramoyl-tripeptide--D-alanyl-D-alanine ligase: MNIEQFYPLFLQSEKITIDSRKIGKNDIFFAFSGENFNAATLAEKAIENGALAVIVEQEDFENKDNNIFYVPSTLDFLQELAIHHRNQLQIPIIGLTGSNGKTTTKEIIHAVLSEKFNVQYTFGNLNNHIGVPLTILSIKPEHEMAVIEMGANHQKEIELLCTISLPDYGYITNFGKAHLEGFGGFEGVIKGKSELYDYLKKNQKTIIVNENDPIQVEKTENYIPKITFGKNNSDYQFELFSEGNFVGLQYKEVKAVSKLTGEYNFTNLCAAASLGLHFGINFEKIKHAIENYTPTNMRSQVVKKEGKTLVLDTYNANPSSMTASLHNFITFEGSKTIIIGDMLELGEESEKEHQNILKLAQELGFNEIITVGRNFKSVNFSSESFENTAELIEYLKLNKIQSENILLKGSRGVALEKSIEFI, encoded by the coding sequence ATGAATATAGAACAGTTTTATCCTTTGTTTTTACAATCTGAAAAGATAACTATTGATAGCAGAAAAATAGGAAAGAATGATATTTTCTTTGCATTTTCCGGAGAGAATTTCAATGCAGCGACATTAGCCGAAAAAGCTATTGAAAATGGAGCCCTAGCTGTCATTGTTGAGCAGGAAGATTTTGAAAATAAAGATAATAATATTTTTTATGTTCCTTCAACCTTAGATTTTTTACAGGAATTAGCAATTCATCACAGAAACCAATTGCAGATTCCCATCATCGGGCTTACGGGAAGCAACGGTAAAACAACAACGAAAGAGATAATTCATGCTGTTCTTTCTGAGAAATTCAATGTTCAATATACTTTTGGAAATTTAAATAATCATATTGGTGTTCCTTTGACAATTCTTTCCATTAAACCTGAGCATGAGATGGCTGTTATTGAAATGGGAGCCAATCATCAAAAAGAAATCGAGCTTCTTTGCACTATTTCCCTGCCGGATTATGGATATATTACCAACTTTGGGAAGGCTCATTTAGAAGGTTTCGGAGGATTTGAAGGGGTGATTAAAGGTAAATCAGAGCTATATGATTATCTTAAAAAGAATCAGAAAACAATTATTGTTAACGAAAATGATCCTATTCAGGTCGAAAAAACTGAAAATTATATTCCCAAAATCACTTTCGGAAAAAATAATTCTGATTATCAGTTTGAATTATTCTCAGAAGGGAATTTTGTTGGCTTACAATATAAGGAAGTAAAAGCTGTTTCAAAACTCACCGGAGAATATAATTTCACGAATCTTTGTGCAGCAGCAAGCCTTGGACTTCATTTCGGAATTAATTTTGAAAAAATTAAGCACGCTATAGAAAATTATACCCCTACCAATATGCGTTCCCAGGTGGTAAAAAAAGAAGGGAAAACTTTAGTTTTGGATACTTACAATGCCAATCCAAGTTCTATGACTGCTTCTTTACACAACTTTATCACGTTTGAAGGTTCAAAAACAATCATAATTGGTGATATGCTTGAGCTGGGAGAAGAGAGCGAAAAAGAACATCAAAACATCTTAAAGCTGGCTCAGGAATTAGGCTTTAATGAAATTATTACAGTCGGAAGAAACTTTAAAAGTGTTAATTTTTCATCAGAATCGTTTGAAAATACGGCAGAATTAATAGAATATTTAAAGCTGAACAAAATCCAGTCGGAAAATATTTTATTAAAAGGCTCAAGAGGAGTGGCATTAGAGAAGTCGATCGAATTTATTTAG
- the gldJ gene encoding gliding motility lipoprotein GldJ: MKKLKLFSLIALSSTLALTSCGGGTSKGGGTKKFVSKTGWKPNEKQGWFFAGKQQKQKGWPGMVYVEGGTFTMGLVKDDVMHDWNNSPRRMQVSSFFIGETEITNYEYREYLTWLKYVFPPSDPSFKEIYNGALPDTLLWDNKLSRNDYNETYFRSPEFDYYPVVGVSWTQANRYCEWLTDRANEKALMQAGIIAKDLYINESNNQGGTAFNMDKFKSNDPEMQGYINEKRMQQKNGIKTTNQRLLAANRAPSAAMVQKFRLPTEVEWEYAALGMAKNREYNQYMGKEPQIERLRGTKGRDKGMFLENFKMGTGDYSGIAGWKNDGSARTSDVRQYPSNDLGIYGMYGNVSEWTADVYRPIIDEDFSDFNYYRGNAPQAIVKNADGTYKLIDESNIKYDTLADGRLVYKNLPGQYERQTIADYGNYRDGDRMSSLDYRSSSDSVSAAENMYNAPQKRFIVDASGKVVLQKDRKERTSAMTNDIRVVKGGSWQDTAYWLDPGQRRYKSQDKAYGWIGFRVAQDARASEKGRTRR, from the coding sequence ATGAAAAAACTAAAGTTGTTTTCATTAATAGCATTAAGTTCTACACTTGCATTAACCAGTTGTGGTGGAGGTACTAGCAAAGGAGGCGGTACTAAAAAATTTGTCAGCAAAACGGGTTGGAAACCAAACGAAAAACAAGGTTGGTTTTTTGCAGGAAAGCAACAAAAGCAGAAAGGTTGGCCGGGAATGGTATATGTAGAAGGTGGAACTTTTACAATGGGATTAGTGAAAGATGATGTTATGCACGATTGGAATAACTCGCCGCGCAGAATGCAGGTAAGTTCGTTCTTCATCGGAGAAACAGAAATTACTAACTACGAATACCGCGAATACCTTACATGGTTGAAGTATGTATTCCCTCCAAGTGATCCTAGTTTTAAGGAAATCTACAACGGTGCGTTGCCAGATACCTTACTATGGGACAACAAACTATCCAGAAATGATTACAACGAGACGTACTTCCGTTCTCCTGAATTCGATTACTATCCGGTAGTAGGTGTTTCTTGGACTCAGGCAAACAGATACTGCGAGTGGTTGACAGACAGAGCAAACGAAAAAGCTTTAATGCAAGCTGGTATTATTGCTAAAGATTTGTACATCAACGAATCGAACAATCAGGGTGGAACCGCATTCAACATGGATAAATTCAAATCGAATGATCCAGAAATGCAAGGGTACATCAATGAAAAAAGAATGCAGCAAAAAAATGGTATCAAAACTACCAACCAAAGATTGCTAGCTGCTAACAGAGCCCCAAGTGCTGCTATGGTTCAGAAATTCAGACTTCCTACCGAAGTTGAATGGGAATATGCTGCGCTAGGTATGGCTAAAAATAGGGAATACAACCAATATATGGGGAAAGAGCCTCAAATCGAAAGATTGAGAGGTACTAAAGGTAGAGATAAAGGGATGTTCCTTGAAAACTTCAAAATGGGAACTGGTGACTACTCCGGTATCGCAGGTTGGAAAAATGACGGTTCTGCAAGAACTTCTGACGTAAGACAGTATCCATCAAATGACCTAGGTATCTACGGTATGTATGGAAACGTTTCAGAATGGACTGCCGATGTTTACAGACCAATTATTGACGAAGATTTCAGTGACTTCAACTACTATAGAGGTAATGCTCCTCAAGCTATCGTAAAGAATGCGGACGGAACTTACAAACTGATAGATGAAAGTAACATTAAGTATGATACTTTAGCTGATGGTAGACTGGTTTATAAAAACTTACCGGGTCAGTACGAAAGACAAACAATCGCTGATTACGGAAACTACAGAGATGGTGACAGAATGTCGTCTCTTGATTACAGAAGCAGTTCAGACTCTGTATCTGCTGCCGAAAACATGTACAATGCTCCTCAAAAAAGATTTATTGTAGATGCTAGCGGAAAAGTAGTTCTTCAGAAAGATAGAAAAGAGAGAACTTCAGCTATGACTAATGATATTAGAGTAGTGAAAGGTGGTTCTTGGCAGGATACGGCTTATTGGCTGGATCCGGGACAAAGAAGATACAAGAGCCAGGATAAAGCTTACGGATGGATAGGATTCCGTGTTGCTCAGGATGCAAGAGCAAGCGAAAAAGGTAGAACAAGAAGATAA